A portion of the Pirellulales bacterium genome contains these proteins:
- a CDS encoding PDZ domain-containing protein: protein MQRSTELSRPLRAALSATAGLPAVKPNPLLVGSAVQRADSDEGGADANRGESGAASRKPRTELHCWQASSGTQSSGILGIGAFSLAATLFLTAAMAYSADDDVSLREDQAIKSAVERVAPSVVRIETFGGRERIGDLLVGTGPTTGLAVSADGYVISSAFNFVQKPAQILVHLDNGARLPAKLVATDHSRMIVLLKVNLPSGVELAVPVAAPESEIAVGQWSIAVGRTFDGAESLSENRRGLSPFSESAEKKGTVPLSVGDSRTGSKPSVSIGIISAVNRIWNKAMQTDAKISPNNYGGPLVDIEGRVMGLLVPLSPMASDELAGVEWYDSGIGFAVPLETINRMLPRLEKGEDLYGGLLGISMKGMDIYADEAELAAVQPNSPAYQAGLKPKDKIVEIDGHKIARQAELKHLLGPRYAGDKVTLVLLRGSERLEKTIELVGKLVPYAHPFLGALPMRLFGKDPGVTLRYVYPESPAAKSGLQPGDRITAWEGKPIKSLDELFEQLVSLTPRQKAKFEVHRGDETLKLEAQLAALPETIPGELPPAHDEPPTADGPKAAVGIVKIKIPESQSECIAYVPENYNPRLAYGVVVWLHAPGGFKDEELAARWKEICSRDDLILLAPKSADRAKWQRTELGFVRKTLDDLSGKYHVDRARTIACGQEGGGGMAYLFALANREVVHGVAAIGAGLPAGAQVPANDPVLRMALYIAGPQKDPLKSQIKATIDHFRSEKYPVTEKDLGPAPRTLSADELSEFARWIDSLDRI from the coding sequence ATGCAGAGATCGACTGAATTATCGCGGCCACTGCGAGCGGCTCTGAGTGCCACTGCTGGCTTGCCAGCAGTGAAGCCCAACCCTCTGCTTGTAGGCAGCGCCGTTCAACGAGCTGACAGCGACGAAGGTGGCGCGGATGCGAATCGTGGCGAGTCTGGCGCTGCGAGCCGCAAACCAAGGACGGAGCTTCACTGCTGGCAAGCCAGCAGTGGCACCCAATCCAGCGGGATTCTCGGCATCGGTGCATTCAGCCTTGCCGCCACGCTTTTTCTCACGGCCGCGATGGCGTATTCCGCCGATGACGATGTCTCGCTCCGCGAGGATCAAGCGATCAAATCGGCCGTCGAGCGGGTCGCACCGTCGGTGGTGCGAATTGAAACCTTTGGGGGACGAGAGCGGATCGGCGATCTGCTCGTCGGCACCGGTCCGACGACGGGCCTCGCTGTCTCGGCCGACGGTTACGTCATTTCGAGCGCGTTCAATTTCGTCCAGAAGCCGGCCCAGATCTTGGTGCACCTCGACAACGGCGCGCGGCTGCCCGCCAAGCTCGTCGCCACCGACCACAGCCGGATGATCGTGCTGTTGAAGGTGAATCTCCCGTCCGGTGTGGAACTGGCCGTGCCAGTCGCCGCGCCCGAGAGCGAAATCGCCGTCGGGCAATGGTCGATCGCCGTCGGCCGCACGTTCGACGGCGCCGAGAGTCTTTCCGAGAATCGCCGGGGACTGTCCCCTTTTTCGGAGTCCGCGGAGAAAAAGGGGACTGTCCCCCTCTCCGTGGGCGATTCTCGGACAGGCTCTAAACCGAGCGTCTCGATCGGGATCATCAGTGCCGTGAATCGCATCTGGAACAAGGCGATGCAGACCGACGCCAAGATTTCTCCAAATAACTACGGCGGACCGCTCGTGGATATTGAGGGGCGCGTCATGGGCCTGCTCGTGCCGTTGTCGCCGATGGCCAGCGACGAATTAGCGGGCGTCGAATGGTACGACTCGGGCATCGGATTCGCCGTGCCGCTCGAGACCATCAACCGCATGCTCCCGCGGCTGGAAAAGGGAGAAGATCTATACGGCGGGCTGCTCGGCATCAGCATGAAGGGGATGGACATTTACGCCGACGAGGCGGAATTGGCCGCCGTGCAGCCAAATTCCCCCGCCTACCAGGCCGGCTTGAAGCCCAAGGACAAGATCGTCGAGATCGACGGCCACAAGATCGCGCGGCAGGCGGAGCTGAAGCATTTGCTCGGCCCGCGCTACGCCGGCGACAAGGTGACGCTAGTTCTGCTTCGCGGCAGTGAACGGCTGGAAAAGACGATCGAGTTGGTCGGCAAGCTGGTTCCCTATGCGCACCCGTTCTTAGGGGCCCTGCCGATGCGGCTCTTTGGCAAGGATCCCGGCGTGACGCTGCGCTATGTCTATCCCGAAAGCCCTGCCGCCAAGTCCGGTCTCCAGCCCGGCGACCGGATCACCGCTTGGGAAGGAAAGCCAATCAAGTCACTCGACGAACTGTTCGAGCAGCTTGTCTCGCTGACGCCGCGGCAGAAAGCGAAGTTCGAGGTCCATCGCGGCGACGAAACGCTCAAGCTCGAAGCGCAGCTTGCCGCGCTGCCCGAGACGATCCCCGGCGAGTTGCCTCCGGCGCACGACGAGCCGCCGACAGCCGACGGGCCGAAGGCGGCCGTCGGGATCGTGAAAATCAAGATTCCCGAATCGCAATCCGAGTGCATCGCCTACGTCCCCGAAAATTACAACCCGCGGCTGGCTTACGGGGTAGTCGTCTGGCTGCACGCACCGGGCGGATTCAAGGACGAGGAACTGGCCGCTCGCTGGAAGGAGATTTGCTCGCGCGACGATCTGATTCTACTGGCGCCCAAGAGCGCCGATCGGGCCAAATGGCAGCGGACCGAGTTGGGTTTCGTCCGCAAGACGCTCGACGACTTAAGCGGCAAGTACCACGTCGATCGCGCGCGGACGATCGCCTGCGGGCAAGAAGGCGGCGGCGGCATGGCCTACCTTTTCGCGTTGGCCAATCGCGAGGTGGTCCACGGCGTCGCGGCGATCGGGGCCGGGCTGCCGGCGGGCGCCCAAGTGCCGGCCAATGACCCGGTGCTGCGGATGGCGCTCTATATCGCCGGGCCCCAGAAAGACCCGCTCAAATCGCAGATCAAGGCGACCATTGACCACTTTCGCTCCGAGAAGTATCCCGTCACCGAGAAAGACCTCGGCCCTGCCCCGCGCACGCTCTCCGCCGACGAACTCTCCGAGTTTGCCCGCTGGATCGACTCGCTCGATAGGATCTGA
- a CDS encoding SGNH/GDSL hydrolase family protein: MNRTLLALVLILFLAAPAARAADSLQSGDYLAVIGDSITEQKLYSVFIEDYLLMCQPAADLRQTQFGWSGETSWGFAARMDNDLLRFQPSAITTCYGMNDGGYSPMTPDKALHYRDNQRQIVERAKQAKVHLIVVGSPGCVDADTFHKKPADAEMYNKTLAAERDIAREVAESEGVVFANVYDPMIDVMTKAKAKYGKKYPLAGGDGVHPDRNGHLVMAYAFLKGLGCPGEIGRIMVDLKANRAEATAGHKVLSCRDGVVELESTRYPFCFYGDPAQTSSTRGVIEFLPFNQDLNRLTLVVKEPAGRCKVTWGTASKEFSAEQLSSGINLAAEFLDNPFSEPFQQVENVIRRQQEFETPLIKNLLHSMPEYRRLLPEATDNLEQIAAAGLHRDKEMMGLSTAAVKPVRHKIAIQAAGS; the protein is encoded by the coding sequence ATGAACCGCACGCTGCTCGCTCTCGTTCTGATCCTCTTTCTTGCGGCGCCGGCCGCCCGCGCCGCCGATTCGCTGCAATCTGGCGACTATCTGGCCGTGATCGGCGATTCGATCACCGAGCAGAAGCTGTACTCGGTCTTCATCGAGGATTATCTCCTGATGTGCCAGCCCGCGGCGGACTTGCGCCAGACGCAATTCGGCTGGAGCGGGGAGACTTCGTGGGGATTTGCGGCCCGGATGGACAACGACCTGCTCCGGTTTCAGCCCTCGGCGATCACGACCTGCTACGGAATGAACGACGGCGGCTATTCCCCGATGACTCCCGATAAAGCCCTGCACTATCGCGACAACCAGCGGCAGATCGTCGAGCGCGCAAAGCAGGCCAAGGTCCACCTGATCGTCGTCGGCTCCCCCGGTTGCGTCGATGCCGACACATTCCACAAGAAACCGGCCGACGCCGAGATGTACAACAAGACCCTCGCCGCCGAGCGCGACATCGCCCGCGAGGTTGCCGAGTCGGAAGGGGTTGTCTTCGCCAATGTCTACGACCCGATGATCGACGTGATGACGAAAGCCAAAGCCAAGTACGGCAAGAAGTATCCCTTGGCTGGCGGCGATGGCGTCCATCCCGATCGCAACGGCCATCTCGTCATGGCCTACGCATTTCTCAAGGGGCTCGGCTGTCCGGGCGAGATTGGCCGGATCATGGTCGATCTCAAGGCCAATCGAGCGGAAGCCACTGCCGGGCACAAGGTCCTTTCCTGCCGCGACGGCGTGGTCGAGCTGGAAAGCACGCGGTATCCCTTCTGTTTCTACGGCGATCCGGCCCAAACTTCGTCTACCCGCGGCGTCATCGAGTTCCTGCCCTTCAACCAAGACTTGAACCGCTTGACGCTCGTGGTCAAGGAACCGGCCGGGCGGTGCAAGGTGACTTGGGGCACGGCGAGCAAGGAGTTCTCGGCCGAGCAGCTTTCCTCCGGCATCAACCTGGCCGCCGAGTTCCTCGACAACCCATTCTCCGAGCCGTTCCAACAGGTCGAGAACGTGATCCGCCGCCAGCAAGAATTCGAGACCCCGCTCATCAAGAACCTGCTTCACAGTATGCCAGAGTACAGACGGCTGCTTCCCGAGGCGACGGACAACCTCGAGCAAATCGCCGCCGCCGGCCTCCACCGCGATAAAGAGATGATGGGCCTCTCGACTGCCGCTGTGAAACCGGTCCGACACAAGATCGCGATACAGGCGGCGGGCAGCTAG
- a CDS encoding FHA domain-containing protein produces the protein MAVILQVTGGPAAGRKTFLRAGQLMHFGRTERADFSVPQDGAMAPVHFALEFSANICRIHDLTSGVGTLVNGQPVAEGIVTHGDRISAGASTFSVFIEGNSATAPATSVAAASAAAASPTVATLSSGFVHVPIPLAAMVGEKFELDDEARSLLEPQQTVRQFFFLLGKKQLHADAMRLLAHALPKREVVWWAAQCIRATFGDQLPPADRAALGAAEAWVVEPTEENRRRAESAAEATKHETSAGWAAAAAFWNGGSIAPPGLPDVPPKATLTAQAAVVAISMSAASDPKKSAPRNAEFLALGARVADGEVRWKEP, from the coding sequence ATGGCAGTCATCTTACAAGTTACCGGCGGTCCGGCGGCGGGGCGGAAGACGTTTCTCCGCGCCGGCCAGCTCATGCACTTCGGCCGCACCGAACGGGCCGACTTCAGCGTCCCGCAAGACGGCGCGATGGCCCCGGTCCATTTTGCGCTCGAATTCTCGGCCAATATCTGCCGCATCCACGACCTGACGAGCGGAGTTGGAACGCTGGTGAACGGCCAGCCGGTCGCCGAAGGAATCGTAACGCACGGCGATCGGATCAGCGCGGGGGCCTCGACCTTCAGCGTGTTTATCGAGGGAAACTCGGCCACGGCGCCAGCGACGAGCGTCGCGGCCGCCAGCGCCGCTGCCGCATCGCCCACCGTGGCAACGCTATCGAGCGGTTTTGTCCACGTGCCAATCCCGCTGGCCGCGATGGTCGGTGAAAAGTTCGAACTGGACGACGAGGCCCGCTCGCTTCTGGAGCCGCAGCAAACGGTGCGGCAATTCTTCTTTCTGCTCGGCAAGAAGCAGTTGCACGCCGACGCGATGCGGCTTCTGGCCCACGCGCTGCCGAAGCGCGAGGTGGTCTGGTGGGCCGCGCAATGCATCCGAGCGACTTTCGGCGATCAACTGCCGCCGGCCGACCGAGCGGCACTTGGAGCGGCCGAAGCCTGGGTCGTCGAGCCGACCGAGGAGAATCGCCGCCGCGCTGAATCAGCGGCCGAAGCGACGAAACACGAGACGTCCGCCGGCTGGGCGGCAGCCGCCGCCTTTTGGAACGGTGGCAGCATCGCCCCCCCCGGCCTGCCCGACGTGCCGCCGAAAGCAACGCTCACGGCTCAAGCCGCTGTCGTAGCGATTTCAATGTCAGCCGCTTCGGACCCAAAAAAATCCGCCCCCCGCAATGCTGAATTCCTGGCTCTCGGCGCCCGCGTGGCCGACGGGGAAGTCCGCTGGAAGGAGCCATAA